From Roseburia hominis, the proteins below share one genomic window:
- a CDS encoding YitT family protein, giving the protein MSKKVNLKEYAVIIIGMFIISAGIYYVMMPGGFVLGSLAGLVVVLVNFIPLSVSTLTFILNVILLLIGFVCIGKEFGGKTVFASMLLSVYLWIFERLTPKVSPLTGDILIDMLCFLLMLCFGQALLFNVNASSGGLDIVAKLLNKYLYLDLGKAVMFVGFATAATSILIYDRKVLVVSLLGTYLSGIVLDNFIDGFHMRKRVCIISQNYQAILDFIFKDLNRGATLYSAYGGLNHEEKVEITTILEKNEYGRLLAYIHENDPTAFMTVSSVGEVIGKWNENRRRIG; this is encoded by the coding sequence ATGTCAAAAAAAGTAAATTTAAAAGAATATGCCGTAATCATAATCGGTATGTTCATCATATCAGCAGGAATCTATTACGTAATGATGCCGGGAGGCTTCGTTCTGGGAAGCCTTGCAGGTCTTGTGGTCGTACTGGTCAATTTTATTCCGTTGTCGGTATCGACTCTCACATTTATATTGAATGTAATCCTATTATTGATCGGCTTCGTGTGCATAGGAAAAGAGTTTGGCGGCAAGACGGTATTTGCGTCGATGCTGCTCTCCGTTTATCTGTGGATTTTCGAGAGACTGACTCCGAAGGTCTCACCGCTTACCGGAGATATCCTGATTGATATGCTTTGCTTCCTGCTGATGCTTTGCTTCGGACAGGCACTCCTATTCAATGTGAATGCCTCCTCAGGCGGACTGGATATCGTAGCAAAATTGCTGAACAAATATCTCTACCTGGATCTCGGAAAAGCAGTAATGTTCGTGGGATTTGCGACAGCCGCGACTTCAATCCTGATTTATGACCGGAAAGTTCTGGTAGTCAGTTTGCTGGGAACCTACTTAAGCGGTATTGTACTGGATAACTTTATCGACGGTTTCCACATGCGAAAACGGGTATGTATTATTTCGCAGAATTACCAGGCCATACTGGATTTTATTTTCAAAGACTTAAATCGGGGGGCAACGCTGTATTCCGCTTATGGTGGCCTGAACCATGAGGAAAAAGTAGAAATCACGACGATTCTGGAGAAGAATGAATACGGAAGACTGTTGGCGTATATTCACGAGAATGATCCGACAGCTTTCATGACGGTATCCAGTGTCGGTGAAGTGATTGGAAAATGGAACGAGAATCGTAGAAGAATCGGATAA
- a CDS encoding AEC family transporter gives MKMSVMTATEQMFVIFLLILVGFFCHKKGLISEENNATLSKLVINIFNPAMIFSSVLGNASAGAKDSVASLFMVSTGLFVFLIICSKILVHFTRNTPDQKHITELLYIFANVGFVGIPVVKALLGADKLIYVAIFILEYNILIYTYGIGLLETGDKKKRFELSNLKPLLNLGTLACIATLIVFLTGFTIPGPIADGLQYLANATTPISLLVIGVSLGAQDSILALFTSWKRYLFCVWKLILLPLAGTFLLKRLPISPVMCQTYMIMLAMPCGNLVLMLVKEHGLDGKECAYTIILSTLLSILTIPLLVFLYPFL, from the coding sequence ATGAAAATGAGCGTAATGACTGCAACCGAGCAAATGTTTGTTATCTTCTTACTGATTCTTGTAGGGTTTTTCTGCCATAAAAAGGGCCTGATCAGCGAAGAAAATAATGCGACTTTATCAAAATTGGTAATTAATATTTTTAACCCTGCTATGATTTTTTCCAGTGTTCTGGGGAATGCCTCTGCCGGGGCGAAGGACTCTGTCGCAAGCCTGTTTATGGTGTCCACCGGACTCTTTGTTTTCCTGATCATATGTTCTAAAATCCTGGTGCATTTCACCCGAAATACTCCGGATCAGAAGCATATCACGGAACTGCTCTATATCTTTGCAAATGTAGGATTTGTGGGAATTCCGGTGGTGAAGGCACTGCTTGGCGCAGATAAGCTGATTTATGTAGCCATCTTTATTCTGGAATATAATATACTGATTTATACATATGGCATCGGACTTCTGGAAACCGGAGATAAGAAAAAGCGGTTTGAGCTTTCTAACCTGAAACCGCTTCTTAATCTTGGGACCCTTGCCTGCATAGCGACACTGATCGTGTTTTTGACCGGATTTACGATTCCCGGTCCTATTGCCGACGGTCTTCAATACCTTGCCAATGCGACGACTCCGATCTCCCTTCTGGTAATCGGCGTCTCACTGGGTGCCCAGGACAGTATCCTTGCACTGTTTACCAGCTGGAAACGCTATCTGTTCTGCGTTTGGAAACTGATACTCCTTCCACTTGCAGGGACCTTTCTGTTAAAACGCCTGCCAATTTCCCCGGTCATGTGCCAGACTTATATGATCATGCTGGCTATGCCTTGTGGAAATCTGGTATTGATGCTGGTAAAAGAACACGGTCTGGACGGAAAGGAATGTGCTTATACGATCATTCTGTCCACATTACTTTCCATTCTGACCATTCCACTTTTGGTATTCCTGTATCCGTTCCTATAA
- a CDS encoding TlpA disulfide reductase family protein: MKIRNPKLMALMLSGILGVSVLGGCSGEKKTEEKKEVTQEDDSKEDLFEDDAYEDDAYEDEGYPDMGDETGNISTVGQFETTDIEGNAYTEKVFADYDLTLVNVLATWCSPCVQELPELQKLYEEMEGKKVGVIGIVMDTAEDNGQYAKEAIEKTKELKEKAAITFPLLVPDTGYLNGRLSVIQGYPTTFFVDKEGNIVGQTYEGSTDLEAWREVVENELANLKGEE, from the coding sequence ATGAAAATTAGAAATCCTAAATTAATGGCGCTTATGCTGTCTGGGATATTGGGAGTATCGGTATTGGGAGGGTGCTCCGGCGAGAAAAAAACAGAGGAGAAGAAAGAAGTGACCCAAGAGGACGACTCCAAAGAGGACCTCTTCGAAGACGATGCATACGAAGATGATGCGTATGAAGATGAGGGGTATCCGGACATGGGCGACGAAACCGGTAATATTAGCACCGTTGGGCAATTCGAAACCACCGATATAGAAGGAAATGCTTATACAGAAAAAGTATTTGCGGATTACGATCTTACGCTGGTCAATGTACTTGCTACCTGGTGCTCTCCGTGCGTGCAGGAACTGCCGGAGCTGCAAAAGCTTTACGAGGAAATGGAGGGCAAGAAGGTCGGCGTAATAGGGATTGTGATGGATACTGCGGAGGATAACGGGCAGTATGCAAAAGAGGCAATAGAAAAAACGAAAGAACTGAAAGAGAAGGCAGCGATAACATTTCCGCTTCTGGTGCCGGACACAGGGTATCTGAACGGACGTTTAAGCGTGATTCAGGGCTATCCGACAACGTTTTTCGTAGATAAAGAGGGAAATATTGTCGGGCAGACTTACGAGGGCAGTACCGACCTGGAAGCGTGGAGGGAGGTCGTGGAAAATGAACTGGCCAATCTGAAAGGGGAAGAGTAA
- a CDS encoding CD1871A family CXXC motif-containing protein — protein MKNWLHSRWLGAIAAVAGLLMMCYGIFRGEVGVVLTKAINICMECIGIG, from the coding sequence ATGAAGAACTGGCTGCATTCCCGATGGCTAGGGGCCATCGCCGCCGTCGCAGGGCTTCTTATGATGTGCTACGGAATTTTCAGAGGCGAGGTGGGCGTCGTACTTACCAAAGCAATAAATATATGTATGGAGTGTATTGGGATTGGATAA
- a CDS encoding response regulator, with protein MRKQGKIIHFLKDSMVFVGIICIGIFAFLGFYMNKRSEETINQVGSVYMASMNERVSKHFSTMIDLRLTQLNTLVETIPTKNQEDSAEVREWLEYNGKIRGLESIAYYFEDGSMETVYGIPTESAKAENFQQAMQNGEKMVSVGIDQGGDKSVIIGVPFEAAMQDGRKSIAIVGRMPIEYISETLSLDDEEALMYSYVIRKDGSFVIRSGATRDSFFERARALYDEVNGKSDIEQFITELQETMEAGRDYSAMLKVEGERRQLYCSALPASEWYLVTILPYGTLNEVVEAQARESLLVSLVGCICILLVLLVIFMRYFRMNQDQLQELEEARLAAEEANRSKSEFLSNMSHDIRTPMNAIVGMTTIALANFNDKVRVENCLRKIVLSSKHLLGLINDVLDMSKIESGKMTLNVELVSLREIMDSIVSIVQPQIKAKHQKFDVFIYDITSENILCDSVRLNQVLLNLLSNAIKFTPEKGSIEVALHEKKSPKGDKYVRILLNVKDTGIGMSEEFQTRIFDSFTREDSKRVQKTEGTGLGMAITKYIVDAMGGEIEVKSTQGVGTEFNVTLDFERTEEQEADMILPDFMMLVVDDDQQLCESTAASLKSIGIRAEWTLDGESAIEMVRQRHIQHNDYQIILLDFKLPGIDGIKTARLLRKQLGDDVPILLISAYDCSEIEAEAREAGINGFLSKPLFRSTLYYGIKPFVESPEQPSMPENDTITFEGKRILLAEDNELNWEIASELLQELGLELDWAENGQICVDKFRNSPVGYYNAVLMDLRMPVMGGYEATDAIRDMERPDASLPIIAMTADVFSEDIQRCLDHGMDAHVAKPIDIKEFSRILSRCLDK; from the coding sequence ATGCGCAAACAAGGTAAGATAATCCATTTTTTGAAAGACAGCATGGTATTTGTTGGCATTATCTGCATTGGTATTTTTGCTTTTCTGGGGTTCTACATGAACAAACGGAGTGAGGAAACTATCAACCAGGTAGGCAGTGTTTATATGGCCAGCATGAATGAGCGGGTATCCAAGCATTTCTCGACCATGATCGATTTGCGGCTGACACAGCTTAACACGCTGGTGGAGACAATTCCGACGAAGAATCAGGAAGACAGCGCGGAAGTACGGGAATGGCTCGAATACAATGGAAAGATCCGGGGCCTGGAATCTATCGCTTACTATTTTGAGGATGGAAGCATGGAAACGGTCTATGGGATTCCGACGGAGTCTGCCAAGGCTGAGAATTTCCAACAGGCGATGCAGAACGGGGAAAAAATGGTTTCTGTAGGCATAGATCAGGGTGGGGATAAATCGGTAATCATCGGAGTCCCTTTTGAGGCTGCAATGCAGGATGGAAGGAAAAGCATTGCCATCGTAGGAAGAATGCCGATCGAATATATCAGTGAAACGTTGTCATTGGATGACGAGGAAGCGCTTATGTACTCCTATGTCATCCGCAAGGATGGGAGTTTTGTTATCCGCAGCGGAGCCACAAGGGACAGCTTCTTTGAAAGAGCCAGGGCGCTCTACGACGAAGTAAACGGAAAAAGTGATATTGAACAGTTCATTACAGAACTGCAGGAGACTATGGAAGCGGGGAGGGACTACTCTGCCATGCTCAAAGTAGAAGGGGAGCGCCGCCAGCTCTATTGTTCTGCTCTGCCTGCATCGGAATGGTATCTGGTTACGATTCTGCCTTACGGTACACTGAATGAGGTGGTAGAGGCTCAGGCAAGAGAGTCTCTTTTGGTGTCTTTGGTAGGCTGTATTTGTATTTTGCTGGTGCTGCTTGTTATATTCATGAGATATTTCCGCATGAATCAGGATCAGCTTCAGGAACTGGAAGAGGCAAGACTTGCCGCCGAGGAGGCCAACCGCTCCAAGAGCGAATTCCTCTCCAACATGAGTCATGACATACGTACACCAATGAATGCGATCGTGGGCATGACGACCATCGCTTTGGCAAATTTCAATGATAAAGTCAGGGTGGAGAACTGTCTGAGGAAGATTGTTCTGTCCAGCAAACATTTGCTGGGGCTCATTAACGACGTGCTGGATATGTCAAAAATCGAGAGTGGCAAGATGACGTTGAATGTAGAACTGGTGTCTCTGCGGGAGATCATGGATAGCATTGTCAGCATCGTCCAGCCACAGATCAAGGCAAAGCACCAGAAGTTCGATGTATTTATCTACGACATCACATCGGAAAATATATTATGTGACAGTGTGCGGCTGAATCAGGTTCTTTTGAATCTGTTGTCCAATGCGATTAAGTTTACTCCGGAGAAAGGTTCTATCGAAGTGGCTCTGCACGAAAAGAAATCACCAAAGGGTGACAAGTATGTGCGGATCCTGCTCAACGTGAAGGACACCGGAATTGGTATGTCTGAGGAGTTCCAGACACGCATCTTCGATTCCTTCACCCGTGAGGACAGCAAGCGTGTCCAGAAAACAGAAGGTACTGGCCTGGGAATGGCCATCACCAAATATATTGTAGATGCCATGGGTGGTGAGATTGAGGTCAAGAGTACTCAGGGCGTCGGTACGGAATTTAATGTGACGTTGGATTTTGAACGCACGGAAGAACAGGAAGCGGACATGATTTTGCCTGACTTTATGATGTTGGTAGTGGATGATGACCAGCAGCTCTGTGAGAGTACTGCCGCGTCGCTTAAATCTATCGGTATTCGGGCAGAGTGGACTCTGGATGGAGAGAGTGCGATCGAGATGGTACGCCAGCGTCATATTCAGCACAATGACTACCAGATTATTCTGTTGGATTTCAAGCTGCCGGGTATCGATGGTATCAAAACAGCCCGACTGCTTCGAAAACAGCTGGGCGACGACGTGCCGATTCTGTTGATTTCTGCTTATGATTGCAGTGAGATTGAAGCCGAGGCACGGGAAGCGGGAATCAACGGATTCCTGTCCAAGCCGCTCTTCAGATCGACTCTGTACTATGGAATCAAACCTTTTGTTGAGTCTCCTGAACAGCCTTCTATGCCTGAAAATGACACGATTACCTTTGAAGGAAAGCGCATTCTTTTGGCGGAGGATAATGAATTGAACTGGGAGATTGCAAGTGAACTGCTTCAGGAATTGGGACTGGAACTGGATTGGGCGGAAAACGGACAGATTTGTGTGGACAAGTTTCGGAATTCTCCGGTGGGCTACTATAATGCAGTCCTGATGGATCTCCGTATGCCTGTCATGGGTGGCTATGAGGCTACAGATGCGATTCGTGATATGGAGCGCCCGGATGCGTCCCTCCCGATTATCGCCATGACTGCGGACGTTTTCTCTGAGGATATCCAGAGATGTCTGGATCATGGCATGGATGCACATGTGGCAAAACCAATCGACATTAAAGAATTCTCCCGGATTTTGAGCAGATGTCTCGACAAATAG
- the tig gene encoding trigger factor: MKKRIRVLIGVCTALMLTGCSGEISNDYVTVSKYKGVEVAKQEKMTVTDQDVEDNIKSLREAEATYEEVTGRAAANGDVANIDYVGKIDGVAFEGGTAEGADLTLGSNTFIDGFEAGIVGHNIGETFDLNLTFPDPYENNPDYAGKPVVFTVTLNGLSAQILPELTDEFIQKYSESAKTVEEYKKELKEQLQNNYDEYAKSALKEAVWSEIMDNQVEVNQYPKDKLKDMNERIQKQYEQRAEMYNMEFEEYLKSYLNMDVDTFNTEKSKAAKSQVKENLVCELIAEKAKIDLSDKALEKHYETYAEEYGFESVEAMLTAFKEAGMNEDLKEMVSLEIVQEWLTENCKQVEQKETKSN; this comes from the coding sequence ATGAAGAAAAGAATCAGAGTACTTATAGGTGTATGCACGGCGCTCATGCTGACCGGGTGTTCCGGCGAGATTTCCAACGATTACGTGACCGTGTCGAAATATAAAGGCGTGGAAGTAGCGAAGCAGGAGAAGATGACTGTGACTGATCAGGATGTGGAAGATAATATTAAGAGTCTTCGTGAGGCGGAGGCAACTTATGAAGAAGTGACCGGGCGCGCGGCTGCGAATGGCGACGTGGCAAATATTGATTATGTGGGAAAAATTGATGGAGTGGCATTTGAAGGCGGAACGGCTGAGGGTGCGGATTTGACACTGGGAAGCAATACGTTTATTGATGGATTTGAAGCGGGTATTGTGGGGCACAATATCGGTGAAACGTTCGACTTGAACCTGACTTTTCCGGATCCGTATGAGAATAATCCGGATTATGCGGGGAAACCGGTAGTGTTCACCGTGACGCTCAATGGGTTGTCTGCGCAGATCCTGCCGGAGCTCACCGATGAGTTCATTCAGAAATATTCTGAAAGCGCCAAGACGGTGGAAGAGTACAAAAAGGAATTAAAGGAACAGCTTCAGAACAACTACGACGAGTATGCTAAGTCGGCTCTCAAAGAAGCGGTCTGGTCCGAGATCATGGATAATCAAGTGGAAGTGAATCAGTATCCCAAGGATAAGCTGAAAGATATGAACGAGAGAATTCAGAAGCAGTATGAACAAAGAGCAGAGATGTATAATATGGAATTCGAGGAGTATCTGAAAAGCTATCTGAATATGGATGTAGACACGTTCAACACGGAGAAGAGCAAGGCGGCCAAAAGCCAGGTAAAAGAGAATCTGGTCTGTGAACTGATCGCCGAGAAAGCGAAGATTGATCTGTCTGACAAGGCGTTGGAGAAGCATTATGAAACGTATGCAGAGGAATATGGTTTTGAGAGTGTAGAAGCAATGCTGACAGCCTTCAAAGAGGCAGGTATGAATGAGGATTTAAAAGAAATGGTCTCTCTGGAGATCGTGCAGGAATGGCTGACAGAGAACTGCAAGCAGGTCGAGCAAAAAGAGACAAAGAGCAACTAA
- a CDS encoding MATE family efflux transporter, with product MQDKTTEIFRNAPVPKAVISNVVPSIISMIMVLAYNLADTFFIGQTKNAYMVAAVSIATPVFLLFMAVGLLFGIGGTSLISRMLGEGKTDRAKRISAFCFWTGLTIGVIAMVMIWIFSSPICRAVGASNDTIGYAQQYLNVVAVGIPFLIVSNSFSNIIRAEGNAKIAMMGMIIGNMMNIVLDPLMILVFNWNVAGAAIATVIGNVCAAFFYIRHLLSSRSMLSINPKNYQAKEGVAFGVLAIGVPASLNNVLLSVSNIIINNLMADYGDMAVAGLGVAMKVNMIVVMLLIGLGTGIQPLLGYCFGAGNKKRYTAVLKFSLCLAFGLSAIMTVICYFGAGPLVRAFLEDADAFNFGMAFARTYIISGPILGILFVFINAIQSTGAALPSLILSLSRQGILYLPTLLIFRTVFDSARMLAAAQPVTDYMATLLAFILFLITYKKYFKNFEN from the coding sequence ATGCAAGACAAAACAACTGAAATTTTTAGAAACGCACCTGTCCCGAAGGCAGTCATCAGCAACGTAGTGCCGTCCATCATCAGCATGATCATGGTACTGGCTTACAATCTTGCCGATACATTCTTCATCGGACAGACCAAAAACGCTTATATGGTGGCGGCAGTATCCATAGCCACCCCGGTATTCCTCCTCTTTATGGCAGTGGGGCTGCTGTTCGGAATCGGAGGGACCTCGCTGATTTCCCGTATGCTGGGAGAAGGAAAGACAGACCGCGCGAAACGGATCTCCGCTTTTTGTTTCTGGACCGGTCTCACGATCGGAGTGATCGCCATGGTGATGATCTGGATCTTCTCCTCCCCTATCTGCCGGGCTGTTGGAGCCAGCAACGATACCATCGGCTACGCTCAGCAATATCTGAATGTCGTTGCGGTCGGAATCCCGTTTCTGATCGTCAGCAACAGCTTCAGTAACATTATCCGTGCGGAGGGAAATGCGAAAATCGCCATGATGGGAATGATCATCGGCAACATGATGAATATCGTCCTTGACCCGCTGATGATCCTTGTATTTAACTGGAATGTGGCTGGAGCCGCCATTGCTACGGTGATTGGAAATGTATGTGCCGCGTTCTTTTATATCCGGCATCTTCTGTCCTCCAGATCCATGCTGTCCATCAACCCCAAAAACTACCAGGCGAAGGAAGGTGTGGCCTTCGGGGTACTCGCCATCGGCGTGCCGGCTTCCCTGAACAACGTCCTTCTGAGTGTCTCCAATATCATCATCAATAACCTGATGGCTGATTACGGAGATATGGCGGTAGCGGGACTTGGCGTGGCCATGAAGGTCAATATGATCGTCGTTATGCTTCTGATCGGCCTTGGAACCGGCATACAGCCGCTTCTCGGCTACTGCTTTGGAGCCGGTAACAAGAAACGCTACACGGCAGTACTGAAGTTTTCCCTCTGCCTGGCGTTCGGCCTCAGCGCAATCATGACGGTAATCTGCTACTTCGGAGCCGGCCCCCTGGTACGCGCCTTTCTGGAGGACGCAGACGCGTTTAACTTTGGAATGGCGTTCGCCCGCACCTACATCATCTCCGGACCGATACTGGGAATCCTGTTCGTGTTCATCAACGCGATCCAGTCCACGGGAGCTGCACTTCCGTCGCTGATCCTCTCCCTCAGCCGTCAGGGAATTCTGTACCTCCCGACTCTGCTGATCTTCAGGACGGTATTTGATTCCGCAAGGATGCTGGCAGCGGCCCAGCCTGTCACGGATTATATGGCCACATTGCTGGCATTTATCCTGTTTCTCATTACCTACAAAAAATACTTTAAGAACTTCGAAAATTGA
- a CDS encoding 4Fe-4S binding protein, with amino-acid sequence MDKQKRTLGEWPRHGIQAFWALLTNSHIVGFLNGKIYRGDLKKICVPGLNCYSCPGAVGACPIGAIQAVVGSWNFKFAYYVIGFLIFIGSMIGRVVCGFLCPFGLIQDLLHKIPFPKKIRTFRGDKILRKLKYVIFLVFVILLPLFVVDIVGQGAPYFCKLICPAGTLEGGIPLVLLNRGMRNAIGWLYAWKSVILVVTIVLSILIYRPFCKYICPLGAFYSVFNPISIFRYRVDEVKCVHCGKCAKACQMQVNPVENANDMECIRCGRCKTVCPTQAISCGVKW; translated from the coding sequence TTGGATAAGCAGAAGAGAACATTAGGCGAATGGCCCAGGCACGGGATACAGGCATTCTGGGCCTTGCTGACAAACAGCCATATCGTGGGGTTTTTGAACGGGAAGATTTATAGAGGAGACCTTAAAAAAATCTGTGTCCCGGGACTGAACTGCTATTCCTGCCCGGGAGCCGTCGGAGCCTGCCCGATCGGGGCGATTCAGGCGGTCGTGGGGAGCTGGAATTTTAAGTTCGCCTATTACGTGATTGGTTTTTTGATCTTTATAGGCTCAATGATCGGAAGGGTGGTATGCGGGTTTTTGTGTCCCTTTGGTCTGATACAGGATCTGCTACATAAGATTCCATTCCCGAAAAAGATCAGGACGTTTCGGGGCGACAAAATATTGCGGAAACTGAAATACGTGATTTTTCTCGTATTTGTCATTCTGCTCCCGCTGTTCGTTGTGGACATTGTGGGGCAAGGGGCGCCGTATTTCTGTAAACTGATCTGTCCGGCAGGCACACTGGAAGGCGGAATTCCTCTGGTGCTGCTGAATAGGGGAATGCGAAATGCCATTGGCTGGCTGTATGCGTGGAAGAGTGTAATACTGGTTGTAACGATCGTGCTTTCCATTTTGATCTACCGGCCATTTTGTAAATATATCTGTCCGCTGGGCGCATTTTATTCTGTTTTCAATCCGATTTCTATTTTTAGGTATCGGGTAGACGAGGTAAAATGTGTGCACTGCGGAAAATGTGCCAAGGCCTGCCAGATGCAGGTGAATCCAGTGGAGAATGCGAATGATATGGAATGTATCCGGTGCGGCAGATGTAAAACGGTCTGTCCGACGCAGGCGATCAGTTGCGGGGTGAAGTGGTAA
- a CDS encoding LytTR family DNA-binding domain-containing protein — protein sequence MRVRIEIDEDLKEEEVIIRSRALDDRVQSIQAAVEDVANRRRKMVFYKGEKEYYLPLSEMLFFETDGNEIYAHTIKDAYRIKYRLYELEELLPGYFMRVSKSTILNTKCIYSISRSVSTSCVVQFQNTHKQVYVSRFYYKPLRNRLEEKRE from the coding sequence ATGAGGGTACGAATAGAGATTGATGAAGATCTTAAGGAAGAGGAAGTCATTATCCGAAGCCGTGCGCTGGACGACCGGGTGCAGAGTATTCAGGCCGCTGTGGAGGATGTGGCGAACCGGCGTAGAAAAATGGTGTTTTATAAGGGAGAGAAGGAGTATTATCTTCCCCTTTCGGAGATGCTGTTTTTTGAGACGGATGGAAATGAGATCTATGCACATACCATAAAGGACGCTTACCGGATTAAGTATCGGCTCTACGAGCTGGAAGAGCTCCTGCCCGGGTATTTTATGCGAGTATCTAAATCGACGATCTTAAATACGAAATGCATCTATTCGATCAGCAGGTCGGTGTCGACATCGTGTGTGGTGCAGTTTCAGAACACGCATAAACAAGTATATGTATCCAGATTTTATTACAAACCACTTAGGAATAGATTAGAAGAAAAGAGGGAATAG
- a CDS encoding MFS transporter: protein MGKNFWMVVVGQVISLFGNAVLHFALPLHLLNVTNSPALFGMVSALAFLPMLVMSPIGGVVADRVNKKNIMAGLDFFTAGIVLVFTLCYGKYNMVLNILIVLTLLYGIAGAYHPAVQASVPALVREEKIVAANAVINMVTYLSGLLGPVIGGVCYSIGGLRPILTISIICFLCSAVMELFIRIPQAEKQQKRENAFQILSLDLKESIRFIGKEERNIGRLTILLALFNLFYSALVTIGIPVIVTQILPFKNADANQMLGYAQGILAFGGIAGGLVSAYLGEKLKIGGSWKQLLWACILLIPMALVLFLKASAEIAYVVICMSCFVGMLLASVFSIGMLAYVQKITPGNLIGKVIAWVMVVCNCAQPVGQAMHGVLFEKLAGREWVIFLMSLAATGVITWKFYQWTAVYREEE from the coding sequence ATGGGAAAAAATTTTTGGATGGTAGTAGTAGGCCAGGTGATCTCCCTGTTTGGAAATGCAGTTCTGCATTTTGCGCTCCCTCTGCATTTGCTGAATGTGACGAATTCTCCGGCTCTGTTTGGTATGGTTTCTGCGCTGGCTTTTCTGCCGATGCTGGTCATGTCGCCGATTGGCGGTGTGGTGGCGGACCGGGTAAACAAAAAGAACATCATGGCAGGCCTGGATTTTTTCACGGCAGGGATCGTGCTGGTGTTTACGCTCTGCTATGGAAAATATAATATGGTTTTAAACATTTTGATTGTGCTGACGCTGCTTTACGGGATTGCGGGGGCGTATCATCCGGCGGTTCAGGCCAGCGTCCCGGCGCTTGTGAGGGAGGAAAAGATTGTGGCGGCGAATGCAGTGATCAATATGGTGACGTACCTTTCCGGCCTCCTGGGACCGGTCATCGGCGGAGTGTGCTACAGTATAGGCGGTCTTAGACCGATTCTGACGATCAGTATCATTTGCTTTTTATGCTCTGCGGTAATGGAACTGTTTATCCGGATTCCACAGGCGGAAAAGCAGCAGAAGAGGGAAAATGCATTTCAGATCCTGTCGTTGGATTTAAAAGAAAGTATCCGGTTCATCGGGAAGGAGGAGCGGAATATAGGAAGGCTCACGATTTTGCTCGCGCTGTTCAATCTCTTTTACTCGGCTCTCGTGACGATAGGGATTCCGGTCATCGTGACGCAGATCCTTCCATTTAAAAATGCAGACGCAAACCAGATGCTGGGGTATGCGCAGGGCATACTGGCGTTTGGAGGAATTGCGGGCGGACTGGTAAGTGCGTATCTGGGAGAGAAGCTGAAGATCGGCGGCAGTTGGAAACAGTTATTATGGGCGTGTATTCTCCTGATTCCAATGGCGCTGGTCCTGTTTTTGAAAGCCAGTGCGGAAATCGCGTATGTGGTCATTTGCATGAGCTGCTTTGTCGGAATGCTGCTGGCAAGTGTATTTTCGATAGGCATGCTGGCATATGTGCAGAAGATCACGCCGGGGAATCTGATCGGAAAGGTGATTGCGTGGGTGATGGTGGTCTGCAACTGCGCACAGCCGGTCGGACAGGCGATGCATGGAGTACTATTTGAAAAACTGGCGGGCAGAGAGTGGGTGATTTTCCTTATGTCGTTGGCGGCGACAGGAGTGATCACGTGGAAATTCTATCAGTGGACGGCGGTTTATCGGGAAGAGGAATAA
- a CDS encoding DUF3783 domain-containing protein: MRETVLLINFQDKKRLREIQMMLMTAKLRQRLVKKEEYLQTIGALAGVNGMELTEEIYTGEELGEEMMVFASLTENHLNQILYLMRKSNGGPVAYKAVMTETNREWKVRDLYAELAKEHEAMQKLKKKEGTDDHEN, from the coding sequence ATGCGTGAAACAGTGTTATTGATTAATTTTCAGGACAAGAAAAGACTGCGGGAGATTCAGATGATGCTGATGACGGCAAAGCTGCGCCAGCGCCTTGTGAAGAAGGAAGAATACCTGCAGACTATAGGGGCCCTTGCCGGCGTGAATGGCATGGAACTGACGGAGGAGATTTATACAGGGGAAGAACTGGGGGAGGAAATGATGGTATTTGCCTCCCTGACAGAGAATCATCTGAACCAGATCTTGTATCTGATGCGAAAAAGCAACGGAGGACCGGTGGCATATAAAGCGGTAATGACAGAGACCAACCGGGAGTGGAAGGTGAGGGATCTGTATGCAGAGCTTGCGAAGGAACATGAGGCAATGCAGAAGTTGAAGAAGAAAGAGGGGACTGATGATCATGAAAATTAG